The Gimibacter soli genome includes a region encoding these proteins:
- a CDS encoding D-alanyl-D-alanine carboxypeptidase family protein: MMLKTSAIAGLLAVALTANATAQEMDSPAREAILLDASTNTVLFEKNADTPFPPASMSKLMTVYMAFDAIKRGKLSLEDQVTVSPDTWRKWNNQGSTMFLSPNDVVTIHDLLMGIIVLSGNDACVVLAEYMAGSHDTFAEWMNTKAQEIGMTNSYFLNANGWPAAGHEMSARDLATLSYHLATDFPELYELFKVREFLYKDYKSNRFNRNPLLGRFPGADGLKTGHTEESGYGLTASAVQKGRRLILVVGGLSSMAERARESERLLQYGFRNFGYYPLFKAGEAVDNADVWLGQAGTVPLVVEKDLGITLSRGQRSKMQVTVNYMGPVKAPITKGQELGSLTISAPDRKDVTVPLIAGASVEEISGFGRLGAALSYFIFGSSAPAEQPAAAE, encoded by the coding sequence ATGATGCTGAAGACTTCTGCGATTGCTGGTTTGCTGGCAGTCGCCCTCACGGCCAATGCCACCGCCCAGGAAATGGATTCGCCGGCGCGCGAAGCGATCCTCCTGGACGCCAGCACCAACACCGTACTCTTTGAGAAGAATGCCGACACGCCGTTCCCGCCGGCCTCAATGAGCAAGCTGATGACCGTCTATATGGCCTTCGACGCCATCAAGCGCGGCAAGCTAAGCCTTGAGGATCAGGTAACCGTTTCGCCCGATACCTGGCGCAAGTGGAACAATCAGGGCTCCACCATGTTCCTGAGCCCCAATGATGTGGTCACGATCCATGATCTGCTGATGGGCATCATCGTGCTTTCCGGTAACGATGCCTGCGTGGTGCTGGCCGAATATATGGCCGGCAGCCACGATACCTTCGCCGAGTGGATGAACACCAAGGCGCAGGAAATCGGCATGACGAACAGCTATTTCCTCAATGCCAACGGCTGGCCGGCGGCGGGCCATGAGATGAGCGCGCGTGACCTCGCCACGCTTTCCTATCATCTGGCGACCGATTTCCCCGAGCTTTACGAGCTCTTCAAGGTTCGCGAGTTTCTCTACAAGGATTACAAATCCAACCGTTTCAACCGCAATCCGCTGCTGGGTCGTTTCCCGGGCGCGGACGGCCTGAAGACCGGTCACACGGAAGAATCGGGCTATGGCCTCACGGCATCTGCCGTGCAGAAGGGCCGCCGCCTGATCCTTGTCGTCGGCGGGCTTTCCTCGATGGCTGAACGCGCGCGTGAGAGCGAGCGGCTGCTGCAGTATGGCTTCCGCAATTTCGGCTATTATCCGCTCTTCAAGGCTGGTGAGGCCGTCGACAATGCCGATGTATGGCTCGGGCAGGCCGGCACCGTGCCGCTTGTGGTCGAAAAGGACCTTGGCATCACCCTGTCACGCGGCCAGCGCAGCAAGATGCAGGTGACGGTCAATTATATGGGGCCGGTGAAGGCGCCGATCACCAAGGGGCAGGAACTTGGCTCGCTGACCATCAGCGCTCCGGACCGCAAGGATGTGACCGTGCCGCTCATCGCTGGTGCTTCTGTTGAGGAAATTAGCGGCTTTGGCCGTCTCGGCGCAGCGCTCAGCTATTTCATCTTCGGCTCCAGCGCGCCTGCCGAACAACCTGCTGCTGCCGAGTGA
- the tmk gene encoding dTMP kinase produces MTRGRFITLEGGEGAGKSTQIRRLAARLQASGLKVLLTREPGGSPGAEEIRSLLVTGEPGRWTPMTEALLVTAARADHVARTVIPALERGDWVISDRFYDSTIAYQGYAHGLGAEKMEDLQRLALGDLAPDLTLILDLPVDVGLARAGYREGQVKGGEDRFERMPKSFHEALADGFRQIAETHKDRCALIDAAGDADAVEAAIWAVAQARLGLG; encoded by the coding sequence GTGACGCGCGGCCGGTTCATTACGCTTGAAGGCGGGGAGGGCGCTGGGAAATCCACCCAGATTCGCCGCCTCGCCGCCCGGCTGCAGGCATCAGGCCTAAAGGTGCTTCTCACCCGCGAGCCCGGCGGGTCGCCGGGGGCGGAGGAAATCCGCAGCCTTCTGGTGACCGGTGAGCCCGGCCGCTGGACCCCGATGACCGAGGCACTGCTTGTAACCGCCGCACGGGCCGACCATGTGGCGCGCACCGTTATCCCGGCCCTTGAGCGGGGTGACTGGGTCATTTCCGACCGCTTTTACGATTCCACCATTGCCTATCAGGGCTATGCCCACGGGCTGGGTGCTGAAAAGATGGAAGACTTGCAGCGACTGGCACTTGGCGATCTGGCGCCTGACCTGACGCTGATCCTTGATCTGCCGGTGGACGTGGGCCTTGCCCGCGCCGGATACAGGGAAGGGCAGGTGAAAGGCGGCGAGGACCGTTTTGAGCGTATGCCGAAAAGCTTCCACGAAGCGCTCGCCGATGGTTTCCGCCAGATTGCCGAAACCCACAAGGACCGCTGCGCCCTGATCGACGCGGCGGGCGATGCCGATGCCGTCGAGGCCGCCATCTGGGCGGTGGCGCAGGCCAGACTGGGGCTCGGCTGA
- a CDS encoding DNA polymerase III subunit delta': protein MAEAATSPIFEDDPRFTRDLVGHEAAERTFLDAYLGGRLHHAWLITGPKGVGKATLAWRIAKFLCAEDAAEEADAGGLFGDALPKEPPQSLATDPENAVIQRILSGGHGGIRVIERTVNEKTGKMRTEIPIDDVRGLTSFFQQTSAEGGWRIAVIDAVDELNTAASNALLKLLEEPPHKSILLLVAHAPGRLLPTIRSRCRTLALRPLSAGEVANVLSTRCPDLDTANLQGLAALSEGAPGRAIALQAQGGMVLYETLSGMMAALPDLTMTAVHGLADTLAAAKNDADYRLFVTLTTGWLERLVRFAASGMVGPEVVPGETAAMQRLGTLAGVDRWLALWEKVGQQFARADAVNLDRKQVILSFFTSAMAVARGQG, encoded by the coding sequence ATGGCAGAGGCAGCAACCAGCCCGATTTTCGAGGATGACCCGCGTTTCACCCGTGATCTGGTGGGGCATGAGGCAGCAGAGCGGACGTTTCTGGACGCCTATCTGGGCGGACGCCTGCATCATGCATGGCTGATCACCGGCCCCAAGGGTGTGGGCAAGGCCACGCTTGCCTGGCGGATTGCCAAGTTCCTGTGCGCTGAAGACGCAGCCGAGGAAGCCGACGCTGGCGGCCTGTTTGGTGATGCTTTGCCGAAAGAGCCACCCCAAAGCCTCGCGACTGACCCTGAGAATGCTGTGATCCAGCGTATTCTTTCTGGCGGCCACGGCGGCATCCGGGTGATCGAGCGCACGGTCAACGAAAAGACCGGCAAGATGCGCACGGAAATCCCCATCGATGACGTGCGCGGGCTGACGAGCTTCTTCCAGCAGACAAGCGCTGAAGGTGGCTGGCGGATCGCCGTTATCGATGCGGTGGACGAGCTGAACACTGCGGCCTCGAACGCGCTTCTGAAGCTTCTGGAAGAACCGCCGCACAAATCCATCCTTCTTCTCGTCGCGCATGCGCCGGGCCGGCTGTTGCCGACCATCCGCAGTCGCTGCCGGACGCTGGCGCTGCGGCCACTTTCCGCTGGCGAGGTGGCAAATGTGCTTTCCACCCGCTGCCCGGACCTTGATACCGCCAACCTGCAGGGGCTTGCCGCCCTTTCAGAAGGCGCACCGGGCAGGGCGATTGCTCTGCAGGCGCAAGGCGGCATGGTGCTTTATGAAACGCTTTCCGGCATGATGGCCGCGCTGCCGGACCTGACCATGACAGCGGTTCACGGCCTTGCCGATACGCTGGCCGCTGCCAAAAACGATGCCGATTACCGGCTTTTCGTTACCCTGACGACCGGCTGGCTGGAGCGGCTGGTGCGTTTCGCGGCCTCCGGCATGGTCGGGCCCGAAGTGGTGCCCGGCGAAACCGCCGCGATGCAGCGTCTTGGCACGCTTGCGGGGGTTGATCGCTGGCTCGCGCTGTGGGAAAAGGTGGGCCAGCAGTTTGCCCGCGCCGATGCGGTCAATCTGGACCGCAAGCAGGTCATCCTTTCCTTCTTCACCTCGGCGATGGCCGTGGCACGCGGGCAGGGTTGA
- the metG gene encoding methionine--tRNA ligase, whose translation MTDRPSYYITTPIYYVNDVPHIGHAYTTLACDVLARFKRLAGFDVMFLTGTDEHGQKVEKSAEKAGVDPQAFCDRVSERFRDLASAMNYSNDQFIRTTEDRHKKAVQHLWKELVAKGYIYEDKYAGWYSVRDEAFYGEGELIDGPDGGKVAPTGAPVEWVEEPSFFFKLSAFEDKLLALYDSQEDFVLPKSRLNEVRSFVKGGLEDLSISRTTFSWGVPVPDVPGHIMYVWIDALTNYLTAIGYPDTNSETYKKYWPANVHMVGKDILRFHAVYWPAFLMAADLPVPQRVFAHGWWTNEGQKISKSLGNVIDPFALIESHGLDPVRFFLLREVPFGNDGDFSERAFLIRCNADLSNNFGNLAQRSLSMIFKNCDGVVPTPGAFSDADKAILNAVEGLLPVVRGHMDRQAFNLALDAIWGVVGEANVYIANEAPWTLKKTDPERMATVLYVTAECVRQLAILIQPFMPMAMEKMLDQMAVEGRGFDTLGEAGRLKPGAAIAQPQGVFPRFEVPAEGAA comes from the coding sequence ATGACCGACCGGCCGTCCTATTACATCACGACGCCCATCTATTATGTGAACGATGTACCGCACATCGGCCACGCCTATACGACGCTTGCCTGCGATGTGCTGGCGCGTTTCAAGCGGCTGGCTGGTTTCGACGTGATGTTCCTGACCGGCACGGACGAACACGGCCAGAAAGTGGAAAAGTCCGCCGAGAAAGCCGGCGTCGACCCGCAGGCCTTCTGCGACCGCGTCTCCGAACGCTTCCGCGATCTTGCGAGCGCGATGAATTATTCGAACGACCAATTCATCCGCACCACCGAAGACCGGCACAAGAAAGCTGTTCAACATCTTTGGAAGGAACTCGTCGCAAAGGGTTATATTTACGAAGATAAATACGCTGGCTGGTACTCGGTTCGCGATGAAGCTTTCTACGGTGAAGGCGAGCTCATCGATGGTCCGGACGGTGGCAAGGTGGCCCCGACCGGCGCACCGGTTGAGTGGGTCGAGGAGCCAAGCTTCTTCTTCAAACTTTCGGCGTTCGAGGACAAGCTTCTGGCGCTTTACGACAGCCAGGAAGATTTCGTGCTGCCGAAATCGCGCCTCAACGAGGTACGCAGCTTCGTCAAAGGCGGCCTTGAGGATCTGTCAATCAGCCGCACCACCTTCAGCTGGGGTGTGCCGGTGCCCGATGTGCCGGGACATATCATGTATGTCTGGATCGATGCGCTGACCAACTATCTGACCGCCATCGGTTATCCGGATACGAATAGCGAGACCTACAAGAAATATTGGCCGGCGAATGTGCATATGGTTGGCAAGGATATCCTGCGCTTCCACGCCGTTTACTGGCCGGCCTTCCTGATGGCGGCTGACCTGCCGGTGCCACAGCGTGTGTTCGCCCATGGCTGGTGGACGAACGAAGGCCAGAAGATTTCGAAATCGCTTGGCAACGTGATCGACCCCTTCGCGCTCATTGAAAGCCATGGTCTTGATCCGGTTCGTTTCTTCCTGCTGCGCGAAGTCCCGTTTGGCAACGACGGCGATTTCTCGGAGCGTGCCTTCCTGATCCGCTGCAACGCCGATCTTTCGAACAATTTCGGCAATCTGGCGCAGCGTTCGCTGTCGATGATTTTCAAAAACTGCGATGGTGTTGTGCCAACGCCCGGCGCCTTCTCGGATGCCGACAAGGCAATCCTGAATGCCGTTGAGGGCCTCTTGCCTGTCGTGCGGGGCCATATGGACCGTCAGGCCTTCAACCTGGCGCTCGATGCCATCTGGGGCGTGGTTGGTGAAGCCAACGTCTATATCGCCAACGAAGCGCCCTGGACGCTGAAGAAAACCGACCCCGAGCGTATGGCAACGGTTCTTTATGTAACGGCTGAGTGCGTGCGCCAGCTGGCCATCCTCATCCAGCCCTTCATGCCGATGGCGATGGAAAAGATGCTGGACCAGATGGCGGTGGAAGGGCGCGGGTTTGATACCCTTGGCGAGGCTGGCCGCCTGAAGCCCGGCGCGGCGATTGCCCAGCCGCAAGGCGTGTTCCCGCGCTTTGAAGTGCCGGCCGAGGGTGCTGCCTGA
- a CDS encoding TatD family hydrolase — MADGFGYLVDSHCHLNYKGLKEDEGAVIGRAREAGVGTMLTINTKLREFDECLRIAEANGDIYASVGIHPHEAENEPNVALGELTKRAAHPKVVGIGETGLDYYYDNAPRDLQQANFRTHIRAARETGLPVIIHTRDADEDCVAILKEEIADGGSFKGLIHCFTASQWLADEVLAMGLSISISGIVTFKSAKDLQATVRALPMDRLLVETDAPFLAPVPHRGKVCEPAFVADTARFVADLKGVSFEELQEVTTANFFNLFDKAKPPVRAGA, encoded by the coding sequence ATGGCCGACGGGTTCGGATATCTGGTCGATAGCCACTGTCACCTGAATTACAAGGGCCTCAAGGAAGACGAGGGCGCGGTGATCGGTCGTGCCCGCGAGGCCGGCGTCGGCACCATGCTGACGATCAACACCAAACTCCGTGAGTTTGACGAGTGCCTGCGCATCGCCGAAGCCAATGGCGACATATATGCCAGCGTGGGCATCCACCCGCATGAGGCCGAGAATGAGCCCAATGTGGCACTGGGGGAGCTCACGAAGCGTGCAGCGCACCCTAAGGTCGTCGGTATCGGTGAAACCGGCCTCGACTATTATTACGACAATGCCCCGCGCGATCTGCAGCAGGCGAATTTCCGCACCCATATCCGGGCCGCGCGCGAAACCGGTCTGCCGGTGATCATCCATACCCGCGATGCGGATGAAGACTGCGTGGCGATCCTCAAAGAAGAAATCGCCGATGGCGGCAGCTTTAAGGGGCTCATCCATTGCTTCACGGCTAGCCAGTGGCTGGCGGATGAAGTGCTGGCGATGGGGCTTTCGATCTCGATCTCCGGCATCGTGACCTTCAAAAGTGCGAAGGACCTGCAGGCCACCGTGAGGGCCCTGCCGATGGACCGGCTGCTCGTTGAAACCGACGCGCCCTTCCTGGCGCCCGTGCCGCACCGGGGCAAGGTGTGCGAACCCGCCTTTGTGGCCGATACGGCGCGCTTCGTGGCAGACCTTAAAGGTGTGAGCTTCGAGGAACTTCAGGAAGTCACGACGGCCAACTTCTTCAATCTGTTTGACAAGGCGAAGCCGCCGGTGCGGGCAGGGGCATAA